One Microbacter margulisiae genomic window carries:
- the bcp gene encoding thioredoxin-dependent thiol peroxidase, which translates to MLQTGDHIPDLTVQDHNGNPFQTSSLKGKKTILYFYPKDNTSGCTAEACNLNENLSAWADKGYQIVGVSPDSPTSHQKFMAKYQLNFTLLADTEKTLATAFGTWGEKSLYGKKYMGILRTTFVLDEQGVITHVIEKVNTKEHSQQLEVALQ; encoded by the coding sequence ATGTTACAAACTGGAGATCACATTCCTGACCTCACGGTGCAGGATCACAACGGGAATCCGTTTCAAACAAGTAGCCTGAAAGGCAAAAAAACCATTCTCTATTTTTATCCCAAGGACAACACCTCGGGATGCACCGCAGAAGCCTGCAACCTGAACGAGAATCTTTCGGCCTGGGCAGATAAAGGATATCAGATTGTCGGTGTCAGCCCCGACAGCCCCACCTCGCATCAGAAATTCATGGCTAAATACCAGTTGAATTTCACGTTACTGGCCGACACAGAGAAAACACTGGCTACAGCATTCGGTACCTGGGGCGAAAAAAGCCTGTATGGAAAAAAATATATGGGTATACTGCGTACCACTTTTGTGCTCGACGAGCAGGGCGTCATCACCCATGTAATCGAAAAAGTGAATACCAAAGAACATTCGCAGCAACTGGAAGTTGCATTGCAATGA
- a CDS encoding DUF6249 domain-containing protein → MKKIGFLLLFVLCGVFATTKADIKTDKLLATTTQHVAPTANKDSVSSTADSSYGTNKDQQESELIQKLSPDQLLELEKIRSGENEANPLGAVGIVLISMMPFVTAILIVFFVMYSKRKKEQRLMDLYEKAIESGRDLPADFFKRPEEDQKSYLLKGLVWLAVGIGLSIGMLYLMGFNSPWAFGMIPGLVGIAYGISYFVEKKNKANNTNNE, encoded by the coding sequence ATGAAAAAAATCGGATTTTTATTGCTATTTGTGCTGTGTGGGGTATTTGCCACAACAAAGGCTGATATAAAAACAGACAAGCTTTTGGCTACCACCACCCAGCATGTTGCTCCTACAGCCAACAAGGATTCTGTATCATCTACTGCCGACAGCAGTTACGGCACAAACAAGGATCAACAGGAGTCGGAACTGATTCAGAAACTCTCTCCGGATCAACTGCTTGAACTGGAGAAAATCAGATCAGGAGAAAACGAAGCCAATCCACTGGGTGCCGTAGGTATTGTACTGATATCCATGATGCCTTTCGTTACAGCTATTCTGATTGTCTTCTTTGTGATGTACTCCAAGCGGAAAAAGGAACAACGCCTGATGGACCTTTATGAAAAAGCCATTGAGTCAGGCCGCGATCTGCCTGCCGACTTCTTCAAACGTCCGGAGGAAGATCAAAAAAGTTATTTGCTGAAAGGATTGGTCTGGCTTGCTGTGGGAATAGGATTATCGATCGGAATGCTCTACCTGATGGGCTTCAATTCTCCCTGGGCATTCGGTATGATCCCCGGATTGGTCGGTATTGCTTACGGCATCAGTTATTTTGTTGAGAAAAAAAACAAAGCGAACAACACGAACAATGAGTAA
- a CDS encoding sigma-70 family RNA polymerase sigma factor has product MSNADDLKWVMQVTVLGNKNAFDPLVRKYQSPIRRFFLNLTMGDALLSDDLSQETFIKAYLQLSSFKGLSGFSTWLFRIAYNVFYDYIRAQKGKDEVSLDEVDRHYHTDNDYSAENADLYAALEKLRHEERTAILLCYMEGLSHSQASKVMQCPLGTLKSYVSAGKTKLASLLQ; this is encoded by the coding sequence ATGAGTAATGCTGATGACCTCAAGTGGGTCATGCAGGTTACAGTGTTAGGAAACAAAAATGCATTCGATCCGCTTGTCCGAAAATATCAATCACCCATCCGACGTTTTTTCCTGAATCTGACGATGGGTGATGCATTGCTCAGCGATGACCTGTCACAAGAGACATTTATCAAGGCCTACCTGCAACTGAGTTCCTTCAAGGGACTCTCGGGATTTTCAACCTGGCTGTTCCGTATTGCCTACAATGTTTTTTATGACTATATTCGCGCTCAGAAAGGGAAGGATGAAGTTTCGCTTGACGAAGTGGACCGCCATTATCACACAGACAATGATTACTCGGCAGAAAATGCCGATCTGTATGCAGCTTTGGAAAAACTGAGACACGAAGAACGTACTGCTATTCTGCTTTGTTACATGGAAGGACTAAGTCATTCACAGGCATCAAAAGTGATGCAATGCCCGCTGGGAACACTCAAGTCATACGTTTCGGCGGGAAAGACAAAGCTGGCGTCCTTATTGCAGTAG
- a CDS encoding DUF5056 domain-containing protein, protein MNDKALQQFLQQHKQEIPDNGFSRKVINRLPARQPAPPLVWIFAAIGTLLFFAINGYQRSIEQIATLMEKAPWWTFPVAGTALVAVFLVAFLWHEHKTTVSLSFNR, encoded by the coding sequence ATGAACGACAAAGCATTACAACAGTTTCTGCAACAACACAAACAGGAAATCCCTGATAACGGGTTTTCGCGCAAGGTGATTAACCGTCTGCCGGCAAGACAGCCTGCTCCACCTCTCGTATGGATTTTTGCCGCTATCGGCACGTTACTTTTCTTTGCCATCAACGGCTACCAAAGAAGCATAGAACAGATAGCAACGCTGATGGAAAAAGCCCCCTGGTGGACATTCCCGGTAGCAGGTACAGCTTTAGTTGCGGTTTTTCTGGTTGCTTTCCTGTGGCACGAACATAAAACAACCGTCAGTCTCAGTTTCAACAGATAA
- the sufD gene encoding Fe-S cluster assembly protein SufD, translated as MSKENTYIELYQQYRNAIHKPCAPLLNAPRDEAMDAFIRLGFPTTSQEDYMYTDLASAFEVEYGLNINRLSIPSNPGDVFRCDVPGITSWVYFVVNDSFYRMPRQPKLPEEVIVCSLNEAAEKYPALFEKYYNRLAPNDEVASVAFNTAFAQDGFFMYVPDGVTLEKPVQLVDIMRSDVDFMANSRNLIIIGEGAKARFLECAHTVDNVQFLSNRVTEVFVGENATFDYYSLENTHNKTTNIASLYLRQEASSNVVVNEIVLHNGMTRNDVKIDLQGEKCQTLLCGMAIGDKAEHIDNSTLLVHAKPGCQSRELYKYVLDDSSVGAFAGKILVAEGAQKTEALLTNRNLCVTPTARMKTKPQLEIYADDVKCSHGATIGQLDETAMFYMRSRGLSEADAKLLLMYAFMADVIDNIRIDVLQERIRYLVEKRFRGELSKCTGCVVCK; from the coding sequence ATGTCAAAAGAAAATACTTATATCGAATTGTATCAACAATACCGGAATGCAATTCACAAGCCCTGCGCTCCACTGCTGAATGCCCCCCGGGATGAAGCCATGGATGCTTTTATCCGGCTGGGATTCCCGACCACTTCGCAGGAAGATTATATGTACACAGACCTGGCTTCGGCATTTGAGGTTGAATATGGATTGAATATTAACCGGCTTTCTATACCGTCCAATCCGGGCGATGTGTTCCGGTGCGATGTGCCGGGTATCACTTCATGGGTTTATTTTGTGGTGAACGATAGTTTTTATCGGATGCCACGTCAACCCAAACTTCCTGAAGAGGTTATTGTGTGCAGTCTCAATGAAGCCGCAGAGAAATATCCGGCCTTATTCGAAAAATATTATAACCGTCTGGCTCCGAATGATGAGGTGGCTTCCGTGGCTTTCAACACTGCCTTTGCCCAGGATGGATTCTTTATGTATGTCCCCGACGGGGTGACGCTTGAAAAGCCTGTGCAACTGGTGGATATCATGCGATCCGATGTCGATTTTATGGCCAATAGCCGTAACCTGATTATCATCGGGGAGGGGGCTAAGGCAAGATTTCTGGAATGTGCCCACACCGTGGATAATGTTCAGTTTCTGAGCAACCGTGTCACTGAAGTTTTTGTGGGCGAAAATGCCACATTTGATTATTATTCGCTTGAAAATACGCACAATAAGACGACTAACATCGCCTCTCTCTATCTTCGCCAGGAGGCCTCATCCAATGTGGTGGTTAATGAAATTGTGCTGCATAACGGGATGACGCGTAACGATGTAAAGATTGATCTGCAGGGTGAAAAGTGTCAGACTTTGTTGTGTGGTATGGCTATTGGTGACAAAGCCGAACATATTGATAACTCCACGTTGCTGGTGCATGCAAAACCCGGCTGCCAGAGCCGCGAACTGTATAAATATGTGCTTGACGATTCATCGGTTGGCGCTTTTGCAGGAAAAATTCTGGTGGCTGAAGGAGCACAAAAGACAGAGGCTTTATTGACCAACCGTAATTTGTGTGTTACGCCTACGGCCAGAATGAAGACAAAACCTCAACTCGAGATCTATGCCGATGATGTGAAATGTTCCCATGGTGCAACCATCGGACAGCTGGACGAGACAGCCATGTTTTACATGCGTTCGCGGGGACTATCCGAGGCAGATGCAAAACTGTTGCTGATGTATGCCTTTATGGCTGACGTGATTGACAATATTCGTATCGACGTGTTGCAGGAACGGATCCGTTACTTGGTCGAAAAACGTTTCCGCGGTGAACTGTCGAAATGCACAGGATGTGTGGTTTGTAAATAA
- the sufC gene encoding Fe-S cluster assembly ATPase SufC produces the protein MLTIKNLHASINGKEILRGIDLTVNAGEVHAIMGPNGSGKSTLSAVLTGNPLFTVTEGEVYFNGKNLLEMKPEDRSREGIFLSFQYPVEIPGVSMANFMRAAINAHRTYQGLEPISASDFLKMMREKKELVELDAKLTNRSVNEGFSGGEKKRNEIFQMAMLEPKLSILDETDSGLDIDALRIVAEGVNKLKRDDNACMVITHYQRLLDYIKPDIVHVLYKGKIVRTAGPELALELEERGYEWIKQQVDEE, from the coding sequence ATGCTGACAATTAAGAATTTACATGCATCGATAAATGGAAAGGAGATTTTGCGGGGCATTGACCTGACGGTGAATGCGGGAGAGGTTCATGCCATCATGGGGCCAAACGGTTCGGGTAAAAGTACACTTTCGGCGGTGTTGACAGGAAATCCACTGTTTACGGTTACCGAAGGTGAAGTTTACTTCAATGGCAAGAATCTGTTGGAGATGAAACCCGAAGACCGTTCCCGCGAAGGCATCTTTCTCAGTTTTCAATATCCGGTTGAAATTCCCGGTGTTAGCATGGCTAATTTTATGCGTGCAGCCATCAATGCTCATCGCACTTATCAGGGACTGGAACCTATCTCGGCATCCGATTTCCTGAAGATGATGCGCGAAAAGAAAGAGCTGGTGGAGTTGGATGCGAAACTTACCAACCGTTCGGTGAACGAAGGATTTTCCGGCGGAGAAAAAAAACGGAATGAAATATTCCAAATGGCCATGCTTGAACCTAAACTATCCATTCTTGACGAAACAGACAGTGGACTCGATATCGATGCATTGCGGATTGTGGCCGAAGGGGTGAATAAACTGAAACGCGACGATAACGCCTGCATGGTAATCACGCACTACCAACGGTTGCTGGATTACATTAAGCCTGATATAGTGCACGTTCTTTACAAAGGGAAAATTGTGCGTACTGCCGGCCCGGAACTGGCGCTGGAACTGGAAGAACGTGGCTATGAATGGATCAAGCAGCAGGTGGACGAGGAATAA
- a CDS encoding 4-hydroxy-3-methylbut-2-enyl diphosphate reductase — MIKIDIDDHSGFCFGVVRAIEKAEKELQDPSPLYCLGDIVHNELEVERLHQKGMTTLYADSIEKAKGSRVLIRAHGEPPSTYQKLKEAGIQVIDATCPVVLKLQQRVKIAYETHPKEEWQIVIYGKKGHAEVIGLMGQTENNAIVVEHPDDLERIDFTRNIYLFSQTTKSLNGFNELINNIQDKIADNVIFEHVDTICRQVANRIPNIRIFAQNHDVVLFVSGEKSSNGKSLFEECQKANPNSHLIYKIEDIHPQALANVSSVGICGATSTPAWLMEKVAERVKEIALQPTNN, encoded by the coding sequence ATGATTAAAATTGATATAGACGATCACTCCGGCTTTTGTTTCGGAGTCGTCAGAGCCATTGAAAAAGCAGAAAAAGAGCTACAGGATCCGTCACCGCTTTACTGCCTGGGTGACATAGTACATAACGAACTGGAAGTGGAACGTTTACACCAGAAGGGGATGACGACGCTTTACGCCGATTCGATTGAAAAAGCGAAGGGATCACGCGTCCTGATCCGCGCCCACGGAGAACCGCCATCCACCTATCAGAAACTCAAAGAAGCAGGTATCCAGGTTATTGATGCCACCTGTCCGGTGGTACTGAAACTGCAACAACGCGTTAAAATAGCATACGAAACACATCCGAAAGAGGAGTGGCAGATCGTCATCTATGGCAAAAAAGGACATGCCGAAGTCATCGGACTGATGGGGCAAACCGAAAACAACGCTATTGTGGTGGAACATCCTGATGATCTGGAACGAATTGACTTCACCCGGAACATTTACCTCTTTTCACAAACCACGAAATCATTAAACGGGTTTAATGAGCTTATAAACAACATACAGGACAAAATTGCCGATAACGTTATTTTTGAACATGTAGATACAATTTGCCGCCAGGTGGCAAATCGAATTCCAAATATTCGTATCTTTGCACAAAATCATGACGTGGTCTTGTTTGTAAGTGGGGAGAAGAGTTCAAACGGCAAATCCCTGTTTGAAGAGTGCCAAAAAGCAAACCCTAACTCACATTTAATATACAAAATTGAAGATATTCACCCGCAGGCTTTAGCCAATGTTTCATCCGTCGGCATTTGTGGTGCGACATCAACACCAGCCTGGTTGATGGAGAAAGTTGCGGAACGCGTGAAGGAAATTGCATTGCAACCAACTAATAATTAA
- the pfkA gene encoding 6-phosphofructokinase, producing MYQIKCIGVLTSGGDAPGMNAALRAVTRKAIYHGIRVKAICRGYKGLIGGEIREFQTQDVSNIIQQGGTIIKTARSEEFKTEEGMRIAYENLRKEEIDALVVIGGDGTFTGARYFAQEYPDIPIVGIPGTIDNDLYGTDYTIGYDTALNTIVQAVDKIRDTASSHERLFFIEVMGRDAGFLALYGAIASGAEAAIIPEIETNTDQLNELIEQGFRKSKNSSIVLVAESDITGGAIGISNRLKEKYPEYDYRVTILGHIQRGGSPTANDRILASRMGAAAIDALLDDQRNVMIGIVNDEIVYVPFNKAIKDEKPVDKKLMDIIRILSI from the coding sequence ATGTATCAAATTAAATGTATTGGAGTATTAACCTCGGGAGGGGACGCTCCAGGAATGAATGCCGCTTTACGCGCTGTAACGCGTAAAGCCATTTATCATGGCATCCGGGTAAAGGCTATCTGCCGCGGATACAAAGGGTTGATCGGAGGCGAAATCAGGGAATTCCAGACACAGGATGTCAGCAATATTATCCAGCAGGGTGGCACCATCATTAAAACAGCCCGAAGCGAGGAATTCAAGACAGAAGAAGGCATGCGAATCGCCTACGAGAACTTGCGGAAAGAAGAAATTGATGCATTGGTCGTTATCGGAGGAGACGGAACTTTCACCGGAGCGCGTTATTTTGCACAGGAATATCCGGATATTCCTATCGTAGGAATCCCCGGCACCATTGACAATGACTTATATGGCACTGATTATACCATCGGATACGACACCGCCCTGAACACCATTGTGCAGGCTGTGGATAAAATCCGTGACACAGCAAGTTCGCACGAACGCCTCTTCTTTATTGAAGTCATGGGTCGTGATGCCGGCTTTTTAGCCCTCTACGGAGCGATAGCTTCCGGGGCCGAAGCGGCCATCATTCCTGAAATCGAAACCAACACCGACCAGTTGAATGAACTGATTGAACAAGGTTTCCGTAAGTCAAAGAACAGTAGCATCGTATTGGTAGCCGAAAGTGACATTACCGGTGGCGCTATCGGTATTTCCAACCGGCTGAAGGAAAAATACCCGGAATATGACTACCGCGTTACCATCCTGGGGCATATCCAACGGGGCGGATCTCCCACGGCCAACGACCGCATCCTGGCAAGCCGCATGGGGGCAGCAGCCATTGATGCCCTGCTCGACGACCAGCGCAATGTCATGATTGGGATCGTCAACGATGAAATTGTTTATGTTCCATTCAACAAAGCCATTAAGGACGAGAAACCTGTGGATAAGAAATTAATGGACATCATACGCATTCTGTCGATTTAA
- the gltX gene encoding glutamate--tRNA ligase yields the protein MRVRVRFAPSPTGPLHIGGVRTALYNYLFAKQHGGDFLLRIEDTDSARLVPGAEDYINGSLQWLGIKADEGVREGGDYAPYKQSERRQIYTQYVDLLLKEGKAYYAFDTPEELDAKRNEIKNFQYDAATRGLMRNSLTLPTAEVEQRLKAGEQYVVRLRIEPDEEVRVTDLIRGEVVINSTVLDDKVLFKSSDGLPTYHLANVVDDHLMEISHVIRGEEWLPSAPLHVLLYRAFGWEDSMPQFAHLPLLLKPEGNGKLSKRDGDRLGFPVFPLQWQDPKTGDISSGYREAGYYPEAVINFLALLGWHPETDQEIFTMQELIEQFSFERCSKSGAKFDFEKAKWFNHHYLQQKPVSELVAAFQPVLKSKGIEAADEMVSQVVSLMRERINFMQDLWDNTDYFFAAPTVYDEKSVQKHWKPETKPMLEALVQLIESLPSFGSDAQADEAHVMAWIQSNGYKTGNVMNPFRIALVGASKGPHLFDLTSIIGKEETLQRLRKAMATLV from the coding sequence ATGAGAGTTCGAGTACGTTTTGCTCCAAGCCCCACAGGGCCGCTTCATATCGGAGGTGTCCGCACCGCTTTGTACAACTATCTTTTTGCCAAACAACACGGAGGCGATTTCCTCCTGCGCATCGAAGATACCGACTCAGCGCGTCTGGTTCCCGGTGCAGAAGATTATATCAACGGGTCGTTACAGTGGCTTGGCATCAAAGCCGACGAAGGCGTGCGGGAAGGCGGAGATTATGCTCCTTATAAACAAAGCGAACGCCGGCAAATCTACACGCAATATGTAGATTTACTACTGAAGGAAGGCAAAGCTTATTATGCCTTTGACACTCCGGAAGAGCTGGATGCCAAACGGAATGAGATTAAAAACTTCCAGTACGACGCCGCTACCCGCGGACTTATGCGCAACTCGCTCACTCTGCCCACAGCGGAAGTGGAACAACGATTGAAGGCAGGAGAACAATACGTGGTGCGTTTACGTATAGAACCCGATGAAGAGGTACGTGTAACCGACCTGATTCGTGGTGAAGTGGTGATCAACTCGACGGTGCTGGATGACAAGGTACTGTTCAAATCGTCCGATGGCCTGCCTACCTATCACCTGGCCAATGTGGTGGATGATCACCTGATGGAGATTTCGCATGTGATCCGGGGTGAAGAATGGTTACCATCGGCGCCGTTGCATGTTTTACTCTATCGCGCTTTCGGCTGGGAAGATTCCATGCCACAGTTTGCTCATCTTCCACTGCTGCTCAAACCCGAAGGCAACGGAAAGCTGAGTAAACGGGATGGCGACCGTCTGGGATTTCCCGTCTTCCCTCTTCAATGGCAAGATCCGAAAACAGGTGACATTTCCAGCGGATACCGCGAGGCAGGCTATTATCCCGAAGCTGTGATCAACTTTCTGGCACTATTGGGATGGCATCCCGAAACCGATCAGGAAATCTTTACCATGCAGGAATTGATCGAACAATTTTCTTTCGAACGATGTAGCAAAAGCGGAGCCAAATTTGATTTCGAAAAAGCAAAATGGTTCAATCACCATTATTTGCAACAAAAACCGGTATCCGAACTTGTAGCAGCTTTTCAACCCGTACTGAAATCAAAAGGCATTGAAGCCGCGGACGAAATGGTATCACAGGTGGTTTCCCTGATGAGAGAGCGAATTAACTTCATGCAGGATCTGTGGGATAACACCGATTATTTCTTTGCAGCTCCAACAGTATATGACGAAAAGTCGGTACAAAAACATTGGAAACCCGAAACAAAGCCGATGCTCGAAGCGCTGGTTCAACTGATTGAGTCATTACCTTCTTTCGGGTCTGATGCACAGGCTGATGAAGCTCATGTAATGGCGTGGATTCAAAGCAACGGATATAAAACCGGGAATGTAATGAATCCTTTCCGTATCGCTTTGGTAGGCGCCTCCAAAGGCCCCCATCTGTTCGATCTTACGTCTATTATCGGCAAAGAAGAAACCCTGCAACGCCTTCGTAAAGCCATGGCAACACTCGTGTAA